The proteins below come from a single Malus domestica chromosome 03, GDT2T_hap1 genomic window:
- the LOC103423213 gene encoding ABC transporter G family member 28-like isoform X2, with protein sequence MGLSISQKIQGGTIGEVMGRLCTAAEMRMYAEGLFQTQKTTYLKPNKNCNLTVWISGCEPGWACASAEQVDLENRTYVPVRTNECQPCCEGFFCPHGLTCMLPCPMGAYCPLAKLNNGSGICEPYSYQIPPGKRNHTCGGADKWADVLSSKEVFCTGGSYCPSTIQKIPCSSGHFCRKGSTTQEECFRMATCKSQSENQNITAYGIMIFAGLIFILLIIYNCSDQVLATREKRQAESREKAVQSVRENAQAREKWKSAKDIAKKHAVGLSTQFSRTFSRRKSTKSDPLKGFGQAKPGSDGALPPMPTGIGEQSAGTSKGKMKEKSNLTQMINAIEGDPNSHEGFNLEIGDKNIKKQAPKAPKAPKGKQLHTQSQIFKYAYGQIEKEKALQEQNANLTFSGVIQMANDIEISKRPPIEVAFKDLTLTLKGKNKHLMRCVTGKISPGRVSAVMGPSGAGKTTFLSALVGKVRGCTMSGMILVNGKMESIHCYKKIIGFVPQDDIVHGNLTVEENLWFSARCRLSADLLKPEKVLVVERVIESLGLQAVRDSLVGTVEKRGISGGQRKRVNVGLEMVMEPSLLILDEPTSGLDSSSSNLLLKALRREALEGVNICMVVHQPSYTLFKMFDDLILLAKGGLTVYHGSVKKVEEYFASLGITVPERVNPPDYFIDILEGIVKPNTTTGVTYKQLPVRWMLHNGYPVPMDMLQSVDGMAASAGESSAHGGSTPDAGSEGQSFSGDFWQDVKCHVEVNKDAIQHNFLKSNDLSERTTPGVFQQYRYFLGRGGKQRLRESRTQAVDFLILLLAGICLGTLAKVSDETFGALGYTYTVIAVSLLCKIAALRTFGLDKLHYWRESSSGMSSLAYFLSKDTVDHFNTIIKPLVYLSMFYFFNNPRSSIIDNYIVLICLVYCVTGIAYALSIYLAPGPAQLWSVLLPVVLTLIANYNENKFVSRIADLCYTKWALEAFVISNAKRYSGVWLITRCGSLMKNGYDLNHWNRSIIFLVITGIVFRGIAYFLMVLLQKK encoded by the exons ATGGGGCTTTCAATTTCTCAAAAGATTCAAG GTGGAACAATTGGAGAGGTTATGGGTCGATTGTGCACAGCTGCAGAAATGAGGATGTACGCTGAAGGTTTATTTCAAACCCAGAAGACCACCTACTTGAAACCCAACAAGAACTGTAATCTGACTGTATGGATTTCTGGATGTGAGCCTGGGTGGGCTTGTGCTTCTGCTGAGCAAGTTGACCTGGAAAATCGAACGTACGTGCCTGTCAGAACTAACGAGTGTCAACCTTGTTGTGAGGGTTTCTTCTGCCCGCATGGTCTTACTTGCATGCTCC CTTGCCCAATGGGTGCTTACTGCCCACTTGCGAAACTCAACAACGGATCTGGTATATGTGAACC ATACAGCTATCAGATACCTCCTGGGAAGCGAAACCATACTTGTGGAGGAGCAGATAAGTGGGCTGATGTCCTTAGTAGTAAAGAGGTATTCTGTACAGGTGGATCATATTGTCCGTCTACCATCCAAAAAATCCCTTGCAGTAGTGG ACACTTTTGCAGGAAAGGTTCCACAACTCAGGAAG AATGTTTCCGGATGGCGACTTGTAAATCACAATCAGAAAATCAAAATATTACTGCATATGGTATCATGATTTTT GCTGGATTAATTTTCATCCTTCtcattatatataattgttctGACCAAGTTCTCGCCACCCGAGAAAAAAGACAAGCGGAATCCAGGGAAAAAGCAGTTCAAAGTGTTAGAGAAAATGCACAAGCACGTGAAAAATGGAAATCTGCGAAAGACATTGCCAAGAAGCATGCAGTTGGACTGTCAACACAGTTTTCACGTACATTTTCTCGCAGAAAATCTACCAAGTCAGACCCGCTGAAAGGATTCGGACAGGCTAAACCTGGATCAGATGGTGCCTTGCCACCTATGCCAACCGGGATAGGTGAGCAATCAGCTGGAACATCCAAAggaaagatgaaggaaaaaagCAACCTCACACAAATGATAAATGCAATCGAGGGAGACCCAAATAGTCATGAAGGCTTCAATCTAGAAATAGGAgataaaaacattaaaaagCAAGCACCAAAAGCACCGAAAGCACCGAAAGGTAAGCAGTTGCATACTCAGAGTCAAATTTTCAAGTATGCATATGGCCAAATTGAGAAGGAAAAGGCATTACAGGAGCAGAATGCAAACTTAACCTTCTCTGGGGTCATACAAATGGCCAATGATATTGAAATCAGCAAGAGACCTCCAATTGAGGTTGCTTTTAAAGATCTAACTCTCACGTTGAAAGGGAAGAATAAACATCTTATGAGGTGTGTGACTGGGAAAATATCGCCTGGCCGGGTTTCAGCTGTCATGGGTCCATCTGGGGCTGGAAAAACAACATTTCTTTCTGCCTTGGTTGGAAAAGTGAGGGGGTGCACAATGAGTGGTATGATACTTGTAAATGGAAAGATGGAATCTATCCATTGTTACAAGAAAATCATTGGTTTTGTGCCACAAGATGATATTGTGCATGGAAATTTGACAGTTGAAGAGAATCTCTGGTTTAGCGCAAGATGCAG ACTCTCTGCTGATCTGCTTAAACCAGAAAAGGTCTTAGTTGTTGAAAGAGTTATTGAATCCTTGGGCCTGCAGGCAGTGCGGGATTCCCTGGTTGGAACGGTGGAGAAGCGAGGTATCTCTGGAGGTCAAAGAAAGCGAGTAAATGTTGGGCTAGAAATGGTCATGGAACCATCACTTCTAATTTTAGATGAACCTACATCGGGTTTGGATAGTTCGTCTTCTAATTTATTACTAAAAGCTCTTCGACGTGAGGCTCTTGAAGGAGTTAACATTTGCATGGTTGTCCACCAACCTAG CTATACCTTGTTCAAGATGTTTGATGATTTGATCCTTCTGGCTAAAGGGGGACTTACGGTGTATCATGGATCAGTGAAGAAAGTTGAAGAGTACTTTGCTAGTCTTGGGATTACTGTCCCTGAGCGTGTCAACCCTCCAGACTATTTCATTGATATTTTGGAAGGCATAGTAAAACCAAATACAACCACAGGGGTGACCTATAAGCAACTACCTGTTAGATGGATGCTTCATAATGGGTACCCAGTTCCTATGGATATGCTTCAGAGTGTTGATGGGATGGCTGCATCAGCTGGTGAAAGTTCAGCTCATGGAGGAAGTACTCCAGACGCTGGATCTGAGGGACAGTCCTTTTCTGGAGACTTTTGGCAGGATGTTAAGTGTCATGTTGAGGTGAATAAGGACGCTATacaacataattttttaaagtCAAACGACTTATCTGAGCGGACTACCCCTGGCGTGTTCCAGCAATATAGATACTTCCTCGGAAG GGGAGGTAAGCAGCGGTTACGAGAATCTAGAACACAAGCTGTagattttcttattttattgctAGCTGGAATCTGCTTAGGAACACTTGCCAAAGTGAGCGATGAAACCTTTGGTGCACTCGGTTATACATACACAGTCATAGCAGTTT CTCTTCTGTGCAAGATTGCTGCTTTGAGAACGTTTGGACTGGATAAGTTGCACTACTGGAGAGAGAGCTCTTCTGGCATGAGTAGCTTGGCGTACTTTCTTTCAAAGGATACAGTTGACCATTTCAATACAATCATTAAGCCTCTTGTGTATCTTTCTATGTTCTATTTCTTCAACAATCCAAGATCATCTATCATAGATAATTACATTGTTTTGATTTGTCTGGTATACTGTGTAACCGGTATAGCTTATGCGTTGTCCATCTACCTGGCACCTGGTCCAGCCCAACTG TGGTCAGTACTTCTTCCAGTCGTTTTGACTCTGATCGCAAACTACAACGAGAACAAATTTGTTTCAAGAATAGCTGATTTGTGCTACACTAAGTGGGCTTTGGAAGCTTTTGTCATATCAAATGCCAAAAG gtACTCTGGAGTGTGGCTAATAACGCGATGCGGTTCACTTATGAAAAATGGTTATGATCTCAATCATTGGAACCGTAGTATAATCTTCCTCGTCATCACCGGTATTGTTTTTCGAGGGATTGCGTACTTTTTAATGGTACTCTTGCAAAAGAAGTAA
- the LOC103423213 gene encoding ABC transporter G family member 28-like isoform X4, whose protein sequence is MVLLACSLAQWVLTAHLRNSTTDLVYVNHTAIRYLLGSETILVEEQISGLMSLVVKRHFCRKGSTTQEECFRMATCKSQSENQNITAYGIMIFAGLIFILLIIYNCSDQVLATREKRQAESREKAVQSVRENAQAREKWKSAKDIAKKHAVGLSTQFSRTFSRRKSTKSDPLKGFGQAKPGSDGALPPMPTGIGEQSAGTSKGKMKEKSNLTQMINAIEGDPNSHEGFNLEIGDKNIKKQAPKAPKAPKGKQLHTQSQIFKYAYGQIEKEKALQEQNANLTFSGVIQMANDIEISKRPPIEVAFKDLTLTLKGKNKHLMRCVTGKISPGRVSAVMGPSGAGKTTFLSALVGKVRGCTMSGMILVNGKMESIHCYKKIIGFVPQDDIVHGNLTVEENLWFSARCRLSADLLKPEKVLVVERVIESLGLQAVRDSLVGTVEKRGISGGQRKRVNVGLEMVMEPSLLILDEPTSGLDSSSSNLLLKALRREALEGVNICMVVHQPSYTLFKMFDDLILLAKGGLTVYHGSVKKVEEYFASLGITVPERVNPPDYFIDILEGIVKPNTTTGVTYKQLPVRWMLHNGYPVPMDMLQSVDGMAASAGESSAHGGSTPDAGSEGQSFSGDFWQDVKCHVEVNKDAIQHNFLKSNDLSERTTPGVFQQYRYFLGRGGKQRLRESRTQAVDFLILLLAGICLGTLAKVSDETFGALGYTYTVIAVSLLCKIAALRTFGLDKLHYWRESSSGMSSLAYFLSKDTVDHFNTIIKPLVYLSMFYFFNNPRSSIIDNYIVLICLVYCVTGIAYALSIYLAPGPAQLWSVLLPVVLTLIANYNENKFVSRIADLCYTKWALEAFVISNAKRYSGVWLITRCGSLMKNGYDLNHWNRSIIFLVITGIVFRGIAYFLMVLLQKK, encoded by the exons ATGGTCTTACTTGCATGCTCC CTTGCCCAATGGGTGCTTACTGCCCACTTGCGAAACTCAACAACGGATCTGGTATATGTGAACC ATACAGCTATCAGATACCTCCTGGGAAGCGAAACCATACTTGTGGAGGAGCAGATAAGTGGGCTGATGTCCTTAGTAGTAAAGAG ACACTTTTGCAGGAAAGGTTCCACAACTCAGGAAG AATGTTTCCGGATGGCGACTTGTAAATCACAATCAGAAAATCAAAATATTACTGCATATGGTATCATGATTTTT GCTGGATTAATTTTCATCCTTCtcattatatataattgttctGACCAAGTTCTCGCCACCCGAGAAAAAAGACAAGCGGAATCCAGGGAAAAAGCAGTTCAAAGTGTTAGAGAAAATGCACAAGCACGTGAAAAATGGAAATCTGCGAAAGACATTGCCAAGAAGCATGCAGTTGGACTGTCAACACAGTTTTCACGTACATTTTCTCGCAGAAAATCTACCAAGTCAGACCCGCTGAAAGGATTCGGACAGGCTAAACCTGGATCAGATGGTGCCTTGCCACCTATGCCAACCGGGATAGGTGAGCAATCAGCTGGAACATCCAAAggaaagatgaaggaaaaaagCAACCTCACACAAATGATAAATGCAATCGAGGGAGACCCAAATAGTCATGAAGGCTTCAATCTAGAAATAGGAgataaaaacattaaaaagCAAGCACCAAAAGCACCGAAAGCACCGAAAGGTAAGCAGTTGCATACTCAGAGTCAAATTTTCAAGTATGCATATGGCCAAATTGAGAAGGAAAAGGCATTACAGGAGCAGAATGCAAACTTAACCTTCTCTGGGGTCATACAAATGGCCAATGATATTGAAATCAGCAAGAGACCTCCAATTGAGGTTGCTTTTAAAGATCTAACTCTCACGTTGAAAGGGAAGAATAAACATCTTATGAGGTGTGTGACTGGGAAAATATCGCCTGGCCGGGTTTCAGCTGTCATGGGTCCATCTGGGGCTGGAAAAACAACATTTCTTTCTGCCTTGGTTGGAAAAGTGAGGGGGTGCACAATGAGTGGTATGATACTTGTAAATGGAAAGATGGAATCTATCCATTGTTACAAGAAAATCATTGGTTTTGTGCCACAAGATGATATTGTGCATGGAAATTTGACAGTTGAAGAGAATCTCTGGTTTAGCGCAAGATGCAG ACTCTCTGCTGATCTGCTTAAACCAGAAAAGGTCTTAGTTGTTGAAAGAGTTATTGAATCCTTGGGCCTGCAGGCAGTGCGGGATTCCCTGGTTGGAACGGTGGAGAAGCGAGGTATCTCTGGAGGTCAAAGAAAGCGAGTAAATGTTGGGCTAGAAATGGTCATGGAACCATCACTTCTAATTTTAGATGAACCTACATCGGGTTTGGATAGTTCGTCTTCTAATTTATTACTAAAAGCTCTTCGACGTGAGGCTCTTGAAGGAGTTAACATTTGCATGGTTGTCCACCAACCTAG CTATACCTTGTTCAAGATGTTTGATGATTTGATCCTTCTGGCTAAAGGGGGACTTACGGTGTATCATGGATCAGTGAAGAAAGTTGAAGAGTACTTTGCTAGTCTTGGGATTACTGTCCCTGAGCGTGTCAACCCTCCAGACTATTTCATTGATATTTTGGAAGGCATAGTAAAACCAAATACAACCACAGGGGTGACCTATAAGCAACTACCTGTTAGATGGATGCTTCATAATGGGTACCCAGTTCCTATGGATATGCTTCAGAGTGTTGATGGGATGGCTGCATCAGCTGGTGAAAGTTCAGCTCATGGAGGAAGTACTCCAGACGCTGGATCTGAGGGACAGTCCTTTTCTGGAGACTTTTGGCAGGATGTTAAGTGTCATGTTGAGGTGAATAAGGACGCTATacaacataattttttaaagtCAAACGACTTATCTGAGCGGACTACCCCTGGCGTGTTCCAGCAATATAGATACTTCCTCGGAAG GGGAGGTAAGCAGCGGTTACGAGAATCTAGAACACAAGCTGTagattttcttattttattgctAGCTGGAATCTGCTTAGGAACACTTGCCAAAGTGAGCGATGAAACCTTTGGTGCACTCGGTTATACATACACAGTCATAGCAGTTT CTCTTCTGTGCAAGATTGCTGCTTTGAGAACGTTTGGACTGGATAAGTTGCACTACTGGAGAGAGAGCTCTTCTGGCATGAGTAGCTTGGCGTACTTTCTTTCAAAGGATACAGTTGACCATTTCAATACAATCATTAAGCCTCTTGTGTATCTTTCTATGTTCTATTTCTTCAACAATCCAAGATCATCTATCATAGATAATTACATTGTTTTGATTTGTCTGGTATACTGTGTAACCGGTATAGCTTATGCGTTGTCCATCTACCTGGCACCTGGTCCAGCCCAACTG TGGTCAGTACTTCTTCCAGTCGTTTTGACTCTGATCGCAAACTACAACGAGAACAAATTTGTTTCAAGAATAGCTGATTTGTGCTACACTAAGTGGGCTTTGGAAGCTTTTGTCATATCAAATGCCAAAAG gtACTCTGGAGTGTGGCTAATAACGCGATGCGGTTCACTTATGAAAAATGGTTATGATCTCAATCATTGGAACCGTAGTATAATCTTCCTCGTCATCACCGGTATTGTTTTTCGAGGGATTGCGTACTTTTTAATGGTACTCTTGCAAAAGAAGTAA
- the LOC103423213 gene encoding ABC transporter G family member 28-like isoform X1: MSRGHLQILSVRVLSVLVFSSFFSSSPLPRAAGQDSEGGGGGYDLATQLILSRYSNLTPVFRDELLKKFGFCIIDVDEDLNGAFNFSKDSRFVTNCAKKMAGGTIGEVMGRLCTAAEMRMYAEGLFQTQKTTYLKPNKNCNLTVWISGCEPGWACASAEQVDLENRTYVPVRTNECQPCCEGFFCPHGLTCMLPCPMGAYCPLAKLNNGSGICEPYSYQIPPGKRNHTCGGADKWADVLSSKEVFCTGGSYCPSTIQKIPCSSGHFCRKGSTTQEECFRMATCKSQSENQNITAYGIMIFAGLIFILLIIYNCSDQVLATREKRQAESREKAVQSVRENAQAREKWKSAKDIAKKHAVGLSTQFSRTFSRRKSTKSDPLKGFGQAKPGSDGALPPMPTGIGEQSAGTSKGKMKEKSNLTQMINAIEGDPNSHEGFNLEIGDKNIKKQAPKAPKAPKGKQLHTQSQIFKYAYGQIEKEKALQEQNANLTFSGVIQMANDIEISKRPPIEVAFKDLTLTLKGKNKHLMRCVTGKISPGRVSAVMGPSGAGKTTFLSALVGKVRGCTMSGMILVNGKMESIHCYKKIIGFVPQDDIVHGNLTVEENLWFSARCRLSADLLKPEKVLVVERVIESLGLQAVRDSLVGTVEKRGISGGQRKRVNVGLEMVMEPSLLILDEPTSGLDSSSSNLLLKALRREALEGVNICMVVHQPSYTLFKMFDDLILLAKGGLTVYHGSVKKVEEYFASLGITVPERVNPPDYFIDILEGIVKPNTTTGVTYKQLPVRWMLHNGYPVPMDMLQSVDGMAASAGESSAHGGSTPDAGSEGQSFSGDFWQDVKCHVEVNKDAIQHNFLKSNDLSERTTPGVFQQYRYFLGRGGKQRLRESRTQAVDFLILLLAGICLGTLAKVSDETFGALGYTYTVIAVSLLCKIAALRTFGLDKLHYWRESSSGMSSLAYFLSKDTVDHFNTIIKPLVYLSMFYFFNNPRSSIIDNYIVLICLVYCVTGIAYALSIYLAPGPAQLWSVLLPVVLTLIANYNENKFVSRIADLCYTKWALEAFVISNAKRYSGVWLITRCGSLMKNGYDLNHWNRSIIFLVITGIVFRGIAYFLMVLLQKK, from the exons ATGAGCAGAGGGCATCTCCAAATTCTCTCTGTTAGGGTTCTCTCTGTGCTCGTGTTTTCCAGCTTCTTCTCCAGCTCGCCTTTGCCCCGTGCGGCGGGGCAGGATTCCGAAGGCGGCGGTGGAGGATATGATCTCGCCACCCAGCTCATCTTGAGCCGCTACTCCAATCTCACCCCTGTCTTCCGTGATGAACTCTTGAAAAAATTTGGCTTCTGCATTATCGACGT AGACGAGGATTTGAATGGGGCTTTCAATTTCTCAAAAGATTCAAGGTTCGTAACCAACTGCGCTAAAAAAATGGCAG GTGGAACAATTGGAGAGGTTATGGGTCGATTGTGCACAGCTGCAGAAATGAGGATGTACGCTGAAGGTTTATTTCAAACCCAGAAGACCACCTACTTGAAACCCAACAAGAACTGTAATCTGACTGTATGGATTTCTGGATGTGAGCCTGGGTGGGCTTGTGCTTCTGCTGAGCAAGTTGACCTGGAAAATCGAACGTACGTGCCTGTCAGAACTAACGAGTGTCAACCTTGTTGTGAGGGTTTCTTCTGCCCGCATGGTCTTACTTGCATGCTCC CTTGCCCAATGGGTGCTTACTGCCCACTTGCGAAACTCAACAACGGATCTGGTATATGTGAACC ATACAGCTATCAGATACCTCCTGGGAAGCGAAACCATACTTGTGGAGGAGCAGATAAGTGGGCTGATGTCCTTAGTAGTAAAGAGGTATTCTGTACAGGTGGATCATATTGTCCGTCTACCATCCAAAAAATCCCTTGCAGTAGTGG ACACTTTTGCAGGAAAGGTTCCACAACTCAGGAAG AATGTTTCCGGATGGCGACTTGTAAATCACAATCAGAAAATCAAAATATTACTGCATATGGTATCATGATTTTT GCTGGATTAATTTTCATCCTTCtcattatatataattgttctGACCAAGTTCTCGCCACCCGAGAAAAAAGACAAGCGGAATCCAGGGAAAAAGCAGTTCAAAGTGTTAGAGAAAATGCACAAGCACGTGAAAAATGGAAATCTGCGAAAGACATTGCCAAGAAGCATGCAGTTGGACTGTCAACACAGTTTTCACGTACATTTTCTCGCAGAAAATCTACCAAGTCAGACCCGCTGAAAGGATTCGGACAGGCTAAACCTGGATCAGATGGTGCCTTGCCACCTATGCCAACCGGGATAGGTGAGCAATCAGCTGGAACATCCAAAggaaagatgaaggaaaaaagCAACCTCACACAAATGATAAATGCAATCGAGGGAGACCCAAATAGTCATGAAGGCTTCAATCTAGAAATAGGAgataaaaacattaaaaagCAAGCACCAAAAGCACCGAAAGCACCGAAAGGTAAGCAGTTGCATACTCAGAGTCAAATTTTCAAGTATGCATATGGCCAAATTGAGAAGGAAAAGGCATTACAGGAGCAGAATGCAAACTTAACCTTCTCTGGGGTCATACAAATGGCCAATGATATTGAAATCAGCAAGAGACCTCCAATTGAGGTTGCTTTTAAAGATCTAACTCTCACGTTGAAAGGGAAGAATAAACATCTTATGAGGTGTGTGACTGGGAAAATATCGCCTGGCCGGGTTTCAGCTGTCATGGGTCCATCTGGGGCTGGAAAAACAACATTTCTTTCTGCCTTGGTTGGAAAAGTGAGGGGGTGCACAATGAGTGGTATGATACTTGTAAATGGAAAGATGGAATCTATCCATTGTTACAAGAAAATCATTGGTTTTGTGCCACAAGATGATATTGTGCATGGAAATTTGACAGTTGAAGAGAATCTCTGGTTTAGCGCAAGATGCAG ACTCTCTGCTGATCTGCTTAAACCAGAAAAGGTCTTAGTTGTTGAAAGAGTTATTGAATCCTTGGGCCTGCAGGCAGTGCGGGATTCCCTGGTTGGAACGGTGGAGAAGCGAGGTATCTCTGGAGGTCAAAGAAAGCGAGTAAATGTTGGGCTAGAAATGGTCATGGAACCATCACTTCTAATTTTAGATGAACCTACATCGGGTTTGGATAGTTCGTCTTCTAATTTATTACTAAAAGCTCTTCGACGTGAGGCTCTTGAAGGAGTTAACATTTGCATGGTTGTCCACCAACCTAG CTATACCTTGTTCAAGATGTTTGATGATTTGATCCTTCTGGCTAAAGGGGGACTTACGGTGTATCATGGATCAGTGAAGAAAGTTGAAGAGTACTTTGCTAGTCTTGGGATTACTGTCCCTGAGCGTGTCAACCCTCCAGACTATTTCATTGATATTTTGGAAGGCATAGTAAAACCAAATACAACCACAGGGGTGACCTATAAGCAACTACCTGTTAGATGGATGCTTCATAATGGGTACCCAGTTCCTATGGATATGCTTCAGAGTGTTGATGGGATGGCTGCATCAGCTGGTGAAAGTTCAGCTCATGGAGGAAGTACTCCAGACGCTGGATCTGAGGGACAGTCCTTTTCTGGAGACTTTTGGCAGGATGTTAAGTGTCATGTTGAGGTGAATAAGGACGCTATacaacataattttttaaagtCAAACGACTTATCTGAGCGGACTACCCCTGGCGTGTTCCAGCAATATAGATACTTCCTCGGAAG GGGAGGTAAGCAGCGGTTACGAGAATCTAGAACACAAGCTGTagattttcttattttattgctAGCTGGAATCTGCTTAGGAACACTTGCCAAAGTGAGCGATGAAACCTTTGGTGCACTCGGTTATACATACACAGTCATAGCAGTTT CTCTTCTGTGCAAGATTGCTGCTTTGAGAACGTTTGGACTGGATAAGTTGCACTACTGGAGAGAGAGCTCTTCTGGCATGAGTAGCTTGGCGTACTTTCTTTCAAAGGATACAGTTGACCATTTCAATACAATCATTAAGCCTCTTGTGTATCTTTCTATGTTCTATTTCTTCAACAATCCAAGATCATCTATCATAGATAATTACATTGTTTTGATTTGTCTGGTATACTGTGTAACCGGTATAGCTTATGCGTTGTCCATCTACCTGGCACCTGGTCCAGCCCAACTG TGGTCAGTACTTCTTCCAGTCGTTTTGACTCTGATCGCAAACTACAACGAGAACAAATTTGTTTCAAGAATAGCTGATTTGTGCTACACTAAGTGGGCTTTGGAAGCTTTTGTCATATCAAATGCCAAAAG gtACTCTGGAGTGTGGCTAATAACGCGATGCGGTTCACTTATGAAAAATGGTTATGATCTCAATCATTGGAACCGTAGTATAATCTTCCTCGTCATCACCGGTATTGTTTTTCGAGGGATTGCGTACTTTTTAATGGTACTCTTGCAAAAGAAGTAA